The Oncorhynchus clarkii lewisi isolate Uvic-CL-2024 chromosome 29, UVic_Ocla_1.0, whole genome shotgun sequence genome contains a region encoding:
- the LOC139388130 gene encoding U3 small nucleolar RNA-associated protein 14 homolog A produces the protein MSPNMPAVEHALLRQRTADLTPIRHLHCTCVSSEFLVKMAKSKAARKSGENMKITSSCETVVQGMDDEDDEELQRALADDIISASEDEGGSDDERKHCKLLEAISSLGGKKRKKLTERSEASIQVSEFTVNAEGEGDKINLSDLIGTLDKTPSALIKTKKQLKNLQHNQSTLETPLTRKETEKIQREVAFEKTSKEVSRWQSVVLQNQKAEQLVFPLNQEPSGPKRIEQVVAGWKAQTPLEQEIFSLLRMNKQPLHDPVLTPTEEASLRAMSLEEAKIRRAELQKTRVLQSYYEAKAKRGKKIKSKKYHRVQKKVMRKEYLKQFDEMVKTDPAAALEELKKMELSRMKERMSLKHQNSGKWAKSKAIMAKYDDGARKAMQKQLEVNKDLTQKLVIPADEDEEDEEESAETLPDFVNDVEPILDQVNPWMRGKLSTEPMMEESNRLDPPVWPREVGKPGEGRDDQEEDEEQMEETEEESLLRGFEERRKLRQTEDVKVAPMTMEENDDGKKAEILEISDDDEEAVEISDDEEALEVSDDEEAGLSNFTSLFHGLVNHIEPPADQPKAGPGLGQGESPALLEEGLVRVRTLEDVELLSQDISASDTALLTTQILGTEETDTQSATQQADKKRKKMIDPNEVLTKEAKVIEMPLAPTAVEDVEDKEEQRVIIKEAFAGDDVISDFLKDKRKQEAAGRPKVIDLTLPGWGEWGGLGLQPSRSKRKRFRVKVAPPPPRQDQKLPNIIIAEKRDSSIAAHQVCQLPFPFENPIQFERTIRSPVGRTWNTQNTVQKITAPKVVTQLGAIIEPIAREDLIKDIRQAVTGPSINLESDQGPQKKRRSQQKKKHKRKKN, from the exons ATGTCCCCGAACATGCCAGCTGTGGAACACGCGCTTTTACGACAGCGTACGGCAGACTTGACTCCCATACGGCATTTACATTGCACGTGTGTTTCTAGCGAGTTTCTAGTCAAAATGGCCAAGTCAAAAGCTGCACGAAAGAGTGGAGAAAATATGAAGATTACAAG TTCCTGTGAGACGGTGGTCCAGGGGATGGATGACGAAGATGACGAGGAGCTTCAACGTGCACTGGCAGATGACATCATTAGTGCTAGTGAGGATGag GGAGGCAGCGATGATGAGAGGAAACACTGCAAGCTGCTGGAGGCCATCAGCTCGCTTGGGGGGAAGAAGAG GAAGAAGCTTACTGAACGGTCTGAAGCAAGCATTCAGGTGTCAGAATTCACAGTCAATGCTGAAG GTGAAGGAGACAAAATAAATTTGTCTGACCTCATTGGAACCTTGGATAAGACCCCCAGTGCCTTAATCAAGACGAAGAAGCAGCTGAAGAACCTTCAACACAACCAGAGCACCCTGGAGACGCCCCTGAccaggaaggagacagagaaa ATCCAAAGAGAAGTGGCTTTTGAGAAAACGTCGAAAGAGGTGTCTCGCTGGCAGAGTGTGGTCCTACAGAACCAGAAGGCAGAGCAGCTGGTCTTCCCACTGAACCAGGAGCCCTCTGGCCCCAAACGCATAGAGCAGGTGGTGGCTGGATGGAAG GCCCAAACCCCCCTGGAACAGGAGATATTCAGCCTCCTACGCATGAACAAGCAGCCTCTCCATGACCCTGTCTTGACACCCACTGAGGAGGCTTCTCTCAGGGCCATGAGTCTGGAGGAG GCCAAGATCCGTCGTGCAGAACTCCAAAAAACCAGAGTACTACAGTCTTATTATGAAGCGAAAGccaaaagggggaaaaaaataaaaagcaaaaa ATACCACAGGGTACAGAAGAAAGTGATGCGCAAGGAGtatctaaaacagtttgatgaaATGGTTAAGacagaccctgctgctgcctTGGAGGAACTAAAGAAGATGGAACTGTCAAGAATGAAG GAACGAATGTCTCTGAAGCACCAGAACAGTGGCAAATGGGCCAAGTCCAAGGCCATCATGGCAAAATATGATGATGGG GCTCGCAAAGCCATGCAGAAACAGCTGGAAGTGAACAAAGATCTGACGCAGAAGTTGGTAATACCTGCTGACGAagatgaggaggatgaagaggagtcAGCAGAGACCTTGCCAGACTTTGTGAATGACGTAGAGCCCATActggaccaggtgaatccatggaTGAGAGGCAAGCTTTCTACAGAGCCTATGATGGAGGAAAGCAACCGTTTAGATCCTCCTGTTTGGCCCAGAGAAGTGGGAAAACCAGGGGAAGGACGGGACGAccaagaggaggatgaggagcagATGGAGGAAACTGAAGAAGAATCACTTTTAAGAGGGTTTGAAGAGAGGCGGAAATTGCGTCAAACTGAAGATGTTAAGGTTGCACCTATGACTATGGAGGAGAATGACG ATGGGAAGAAAGCTGAGATTTTAGAGATCTCTGACGATGATGAAGAGGCTGTAGAGATTTCAGATGATGAAGAGGCTTTAGAGGTCTCTGATGATGAGGAGGCTGGGCTCTCAAATTTCACCAGCCTGTTCCATGGGCTAGTGAACCACATAGAGCCTCCAGCTGACCAGCCCAAGGCAGGCCCAGGTCTAGGCCAGGGGGAGAGCCCTGCCCTGCTGGAGGAGGGCCTGGTACGGGTTAGGACCCTGGAGGATGTGGAGCTGCTCAGTCAGGACATCTCTGCCAGTGACACAGCACTTCTGACCACCCAGATTCTGGGCACAGAGGAAACAGACACTCAGTCTGCAActcaacaggcagacaaaaagagaaagaaaatgatTGATCCCAATGAGGTTCTGACCAAGGAAGCAAAGGTCATCGAAATGCCGTTGGCTCCAACAGCTGTTGAGGATGTTGAG GACAAGGAGGAACAGAGGGTCATCATTAAAGAGGCCTTTGCAGGGGATGATGTCATCTCCGACTTCCTGAAGGACAAAAGGAAACAGGAGGCGGCAGGAAGGCCGAAGGTTATTGACCTGACGTTGCCTGGATGGGGAGAGTGGGGGGGCCTCGGTCTCCAACCTTCTCGTAGCAAACGCAAGAG ATTCCGGGTAAAAGTTGCTCCACCTCCACCAAGACAAGACCAAAAGCTCCCTAACATCATAATCGCAGAGAAGCGGGATTCCTCCATTGCTGCACACCAG GTGTGTCAGTTACCGTTCCCTTTTGAGAACCCCATACAGTTCGAGCGCACCATCCGTTCTCCTGTTGGCCGCACCTGGAACACCCAAAACACAGTGCAGAAGATCACAGCGCCAAAGGTCGTCACCCAGTTAGGTGCCATCATTGAGCCAATTGCTCGGGAGGACTTAATAAAGGACATCAGACAGGCAGTCACAGGGCCCAGTATTAACCTGGAGTCAGACCAAGGACCTCAGAAGAAAAGACGCTCGCAGCAAAAGAAGAAGCACAAACGCAAAAAAAACTGA